A window of the Schlesneria paludicola DSM 18645 genome harbors these coding sequences:
- a CDS encoding efflux RND transporter periplasmic adaptor subunit, whose product MTRLRARRFTILGFAVAVIAVTWSGWYFRTHENRAIDVVEAANHASSSASAKSSGVKVDVVKPHQGGLERTSIQPGSIHAYEAAELYAKVSGYLAKLHVDIGDRVKAGQILVELDSPELHRDVDRGKAAVDRALAQVGQMKARVTAAEADRYATEAGIARAEAGVKRDVAAFEFRDKQFHRFKELVSSKSIDERLVDEKEDQRLGAQAAVDASRAVLVEVKAMVASAIAKVEQAKADQRDAEAEVEVANASLARASVLAEYTRVVAPYDGVVTFRGSHRGDFIRSADQGPVHPLLVVERTDVVRLVIAVPDSEVPFTDPGDETETEIEALAGHKFFGKITRVAFSEDPKTRTMRTEVDLPNENGLLRNGMYGRTKLRLQAGNPAAVRVPSSALVGGTKDGKGTVFVVRDGVARKVPVVISGDNAVNAEITSGITASDQVIVGNNNSIIDGTQVEVHELSNELLKK is encoded by the coding sequence ATGACAAGACTTCGGGCTCGACGTTTTACGATACTGGGATTCGCTGTTGCCGTGATCGCTGTCACCTGGTCAGGCTGGTACTTTCGGACACACGAAAATCGGGCGATTGATGTCGTCGAGGCCGCGAATCATGCCTCAAGTTCAGCATCCGCGAAATCGTCCGGCGTCAAAGTGGATGTCGTCAAACCACATCAAGGCGGACTTGAACGGACCAGCATCCAGCCCGGTTCGATTCACGCTTACGAGGCGGCTGAACTCTATGCCAAAGTGTCTGGCTACCTGGCCAAACTTCACGTCGATATCGGTGACCGGGTGAAAGCGGGCCAGATCCTGGTCGAACTCGATTCGCCTGAGCTTCATCGAGATGTCGACCGGGGTAAAGCGGCTGTCGATCGTGCACTTGCACAAGTCGGTCAGATGAAAGCACGCGTCACCGCGGCCGAGGCCGACAGGTATGCGACCGAGGCCGGTATCGCCCGGGCCGAAGCGGGAGTAAAACGCGACGTTGCGGCATTCGAATTCCGCGACAAGCAGTTCCACCGTTTTAAAGAACTTGTGTCATCGAAATCGATCGATGAACGACTGGTCGACGAAAAAGAGGATCAGCGATTGGGGGCTCAGGCCGCGGTGGATGCGTCACGGGCCGTGCTCGTCGAAGTGAAGGCCATGGTCGCGTCCGCGATTGCCAAGGTCGAACAGGCGAAAGCCGACCAGCGTGATGCCGAAGCAGAAGTCGAAGTCGCCAATGCGTCGCTAGCTCGCGCCAGCGTCTTGGCGGAATACACACGCGTCGTGGCCCCGTATGACGGCGTTGTCACATTTCGTGGATCGCATCGCGGAGACTTCATTCGAAGCGCCGACCAGGGGCCGGTGCATCCGTTGCTCGTGGTCGAACGAACCGACGTTGTCCGATTGGTCATCGCCGTTCCCGACAGCGAAGTTCCCTTCACCGATCCCGGTGACGAAACCGAAACCGAGATTGAAGCCCTGGCAGGGCATAAGTTCTTTGGCAAGATCACACGCGTCGCATTTTCGGAAGACCCCAAGACCCGCACCATGCGGACGGAAGTTGACCTTCCGAATGAAAATGGACTGTTGCGCAACGGAATGTATGGACGAACCAAGCTGCGCCTGCAGGCTGGAAATCCGGCCGCCGTGCGGGTTCCTTCCAGTGCACTCGTCGGTGGAACAAAGGACGGAAAAGGGACGGTCTTTGTCGTCCGTGATGGTGTTGCTCGCAAGGTGCCGGTGGTCATCAGTGGCGACAATGCGGTGAATGCCGAAATCACAAGCGGGATTACGGCAAGCGACCAGGTCATCGTTGGGAACAATAACTCCATCATTGATGGAACCCAGGTCGAAGTGCATGAATTGTCGAACGAGCTTCTCAAGAAGTAA
- a CDS encoding TolC family protein, whose amino-acid sequence MDGRLPRIDHTSGPSWFRSFVCRHRVLLRAAPLMLCVGGIAENQSDAADRFSLFRRQNSATRPADRTSNPSRTESTRSEVLPTAAIDSTSALPPSPAKGIADKDQTGLVPSSTLKRFPQQQIAASSESATDRPINLEEDVTPIDLPAALRLAGYNSPQVLVAQQRMLAAAARQQLAAAQILPNLNIGMNYNEHTGALQRGSGSILDVQRSSLYIGGGTNAIGAGTVNIPGLQYNLNVGEAYFGYLVSRQLAASSQFGTQATQNNTLLQLATAYCQLVQAQGARAIAIQIRDDAAEIARITASFAKVGQGRPADAERAAAELARREADILATQVAVVEASARIGQLLNLESSVQLQSNENWAVPRAIVPDLIPLPELIAISLYQRPELSDRRAQVHAAMLQLQSAKMLLFSPQVIAGLSDGAFGGGSDVNAALTGKSQFGNFANRVDADLIMYWSVRNMGCANRALVKAATARLAATSWEQTQQLNDIRAEVADAFARTQASAAQLDIRQQAVLSSQQGYRADLERARAGEGRPIEVLDSLRLLAMSQRDYLDTITGYNQAHYALYVAIGQPPADLLARPAIENESSENLPEPE is encoded by the coding sequence ATGGATGGGCGGCTCCCTCGAATCGACCATACGAGCGGTCCAAGCTGGTTTCGCAGTTTCGTTTGTCGACATCGCGTTCTGCTGCGTGCCGCACCGCTGATGTTGTGCGTCGGCGGGATTGCAGAAAACCAGAGCGACGCCGCAGATCGGTTCAGTCTGTTCCGTCGGCAGAACTCTGCGACACGCCCTGCCGACCGCACCTCGAATCCTTCACGCACAGAGTCGACCCGTTCTGAGGTTCTTCCGACCGCGGCCATCGATTCCACCAGTGCATTGCCGCCGTCTCCCGCGAAAGGGATCGCGGACAAAGATCAGACGGGGCTGGTTCCTTCGTCGACGCTCAAGCGATTTCCTCAGCAGCAAATCGCAGCATCCAGTGAATCAGCCACGGACCGTCCGATCAATCTGGAAGAAGACGTCACACCCATCGATCTACCGGCAGCGCTGCGATTGGCGGGATACAATTCTCCTCAAGTTCTGGTCGCACAGCAGCGGATGCTGGCGGCCGCCGCGCGGCAGCAATTGGCCGCCGCTCAGATCCTTCCCAACCTAAACATTGGTATGAACTACAACGAGCACACGGGGGCTCTTCAGCGAGGCAGCGGGTCCATTCTGGATGTTCAGCGTAGCAGCTTGTACATCGGTGGCGGGACGAATGCCATCGGCGCGGGGACCGTCAACATTCCCGGACTTCAATACAACTTGAACGTCGGCGAGGCGTATTTCGGCTACCTTGTGAGCCGCCAGCTCGCGGCCAGTTCACAGTTTGGAACTCAAGCGACACAGAATAATACCCTCCTGCAACTGGCGACGGCCTATTGTCAGCTCGTCCAGGCACAAGGGGCTCGGGCCATCGCGATCCAAATCCGTGACGACGCGGCGGAGATCGCGAGGATCACGGCAAGCTTTGCGAAAGTTGGTCAGGGCCGTCCCGCCGATGCCGAACGTGCCGCGGCGGAACTGGCACGGCGCGAGGCCGATATTCTGGCAACACAAGTCGCGGTCGTCGAAGCGTCGGCGCGGATTGGCCAGCTTTTGAACCTGGAATCGTCGGTTCAACTTCAATCCAACGAAAACTGGGCCGTGCCTCGCGCGATTGTGCCGGACCTGATTCCGCTGCCCGAACTGATCGCCATTTCACTCTATCAACGTCCGGAACTGTCCGACCGACGCGCCCAAGTTCATGCCGCCATGCTGCAGTTGCAGAGTGCCAAGATGCTGTTGTTTTCACCACAGGTCATTGCGGGCCTAAGCGACGGCGCGTTCGGTGGAGGAAGCGACGTGAACGCGGCCTTAACGGGCAAGTCACAATTCGGCAATTTCGCGAATCGCGTCGACGCAGACCTGATCATGTACTGGTCGGTTCGCAACATGGGTTGCGCGAATCGAGCACTGGTGAAAGCCGCAACCGCACGACTGGCCGCGACAAGCTGGGAACAGACGCAGCAATTGAACGATATTCGCGCCGAAGTGGCGGATGCCTTCGCCCGGACACAGGCATCGGCGGCCCAACTCGACATTCGCCAACAGGCGGTGCTCTCCAGCCAACAAGGCTATCGCGCGGACCTCGAACGGGCACGGGCGGGAGAAGGTCGTCCGATCGAAGTCCTCGACAGCCTCAGGCTGCTCGCGATGTCGCAGCGTGACTATCTCGACACCATCACTGGCTATAACCAGGCACACTACGCCTTGTATGTCGCCATTGGCCAGCCGCCAGCAGACCTGCTGGCACGCCCTGCAATCGAGAATGAATCATCAGAGAATCTTCCGGAGCCTGAATAG
- a CDS encoding TolC family protein codes for MTRAAITEPAKTRLNAPKGQRRLRLVACALTLSAMVHDAATAGEPITSRPGQRKVVTVSARQDKQRDEQSVPPAPTAMPPRASDGAVGERAESAPRGQTQESIATEFRARPELAVLKSLETSQIDLAGAFALIGIQNPQFLAAQQRVLEADAARQLAAVQLLPTINLGMNIDSHQGPVQQSDGNILNVRKDSLYIGAGANAVGAGTVNVPGVVWNLNVSDSIYNYLISRQVQERRAANVTTVSNDVQLQVATAYLNLVRAAELHSIQWQARENVAEVARSTAAFARVGQGRLSDANRAASELSQRDADVIEAESQMVRASARLAALIGLDSAIRLTPTDRWAVPHTIVPEPIPLPELLTIAALQRPELAEQRAEICRTLLALDSAQILPFSPTVLVGISSGVMGGGSDLSSQPVGSSQYATGQDRYGNFASRSDFDVVMFWTLRNLGVGNRAQIDASASRVRQAELQQLMIFDRVRAEVASASVRVRVRFQQLKTAEEAVHESDRGWRQDRQRMWANEGLPIEVLDSQRLLLRSRLALLNSIIQYNIAQFELYQALGQPQAEMLIRSADLLPEVEAVTPEQKGQ; via the coding sequence ATGACGCGTGCTGCAATCACCGAGCCTGCCAAAACTCGTTTGAATGCCCCAAAGGGCCAGCGGCGACTTCGTTTGGTCGCGTGTGCCTTGACTCTTTCCGCCATGGTGCATGACGCGGCAACGGCGGGCGAACCAATCACCTCACGGCCCGGTCAACGAAAGGTCGTGACGGTTTCTGCCCGCCAGGACAAGCAACGGGACGAACAGTCGGTGCCACCTGCGCCAACTGCGATGCCGCCCCGCGCATCGGATGGTGCTGTTGGCGAAAGGGCTGAAAGTGCGCCGAGGGGGCAGACCCAAGAGTCCATTGCCACCGAATTTCGAGCTCGCCCCGAACTGGCTGTGTTGAAATCGCTGGAAACTAGCCAGATCGATCTCGCCGGTGCCTTTGCCCTGATTGGCATTCAGAACCCCCAGTTTCTTGCCGCACAGCAGCGTGTCCTTGAAGCTGACGCCGCCCGACAGCTCGCTGCCGTGCAACTTCTTCCGACGATCAACCTGGGGATGAATATCGATTCCCATCAGGGACCTGTGCAGCAGTCGGACGGAAACATCCTGAATGTCCGCAAGGATTCGCTGTACATTGGTGCGGGTGCAAATGCGGTCGGGGCAGGAACGGTCAATGTCCCGGGTGTCGTGTGGAACCTGAATGTCTCGGATTCGATTTACAATTATCTGATCAGTCGACAGGTTCAGGAACGACGTGCGGCGAACGTCACCACGGTCAGCAACGACGTCCAGCTTCAGGTCGCGACAGCCTATTTGAATCTGGTTCGTGCCGCTGAACTTCACAGCATTCAATGGCAAGCACGAGAAAACGTCGCGGAAGTCGCCCGGAGCACCGCCGCCTTTGCACGAGTCGGTCAGGGGCGCCTTTCTGACGCGAATCGCGCCGCAAGCGAACTTAGCCAGCGTGATGCCGATGTGATTGAGGCCGAAAGCCAGATGGTGCGCGCGTCCGCTCGGCTGGCCGCTTTAATTGGATTGGATTCGGCGATTCGCCTGACACCGACCGATCGCTGGGCCGTTCCCCATACGATTGTGCCCGAACCGATTCCCCTTCCCGAACTCTTGACGATCGCAGCCTTGCAACGCCCAGAACTGGCCGAGCAGCGTGCGGAAATCTGCCGCACACTGCTCGCTCTCGATTCGGCACAGATCCTGCCCTTTTCGCCAACAGTCCTGGTGGGAATTAGTTCCGGGGTCATGGGCGGCGGTAGCGATCTGTCGTCGCAGCCGGTCGGCAGCAGTCAATACGCGACCGGACAAGACCGATACGGAAACTTTGCCTCGCGATCAGACTTCGATGTCGTGATGTTCTGGACGCTCAGGAATCTGGGTGTCGGCAATCGCGCTCAGATTGACGCATCGGCCAGCCGAGTTCGTCAGGCGGAACTTCAGCAATTGATGATTTTTGATCGCGTTCGCGCCGAAGTGGCATCGGCCTCGGTCCGAGTTCGCGTTCGATTCCAGCAATTGAAGACTGCCGAGGAAGCGGTGCACGAGTCGGACCGTGGCTGGCGACAGGATCGGCAACGGATGTGGGCAAACGAAGGTCTGCCCATTGAAGTGCTGGATAGCCAGCGATTGCTGCTTCGATCGCGGCTGGCGCTGCTGAACTCGATCATTCAATACAACATCGCGCAGTTCGAGCTGTATCAGGCCCTGGGACAACCACAGGCCGAAATGCTGATCCGATCGGCGGATCTGCTTCCCGAGGTGGAAGCCGTCACGCCCGAACAGAAAGGTCAGTGA
- a CDS encoding TolC family protein has product MECVVVTKSRHPSRTCLTIVIMFIGVCLSNLTGLRAQEVFDTPVETMTGFKPPAEIIPHTDDQLMIDLGTALHLAESQNPRIALAREMVTESVAQHREARALWLPTLNAGGNYHLHGGVVQTSFGEIRRLNSQSLYVGGGSNTVGTQTVAVPAVRIFAHVGDAYYLPLAARQMVTVRSFESRTTDNVTLLEVCDRYLTLVASEARREALIATLQEVSIVERAQAVFARVGQEREADYHRAKTERLLLEVAEQQAQEDIAVAAAELSRVLHLDPSCRLVTSSGPIELLDLVDKHAHIDDLVGQAQHLRPEVAARNAEIGAADSRLRNEQMRPWLPQISAGFSGGAFGGGSNRQDLGVSSIYQTTAGRTDFDVWAFWTVQNLGAGNHAWQNIRRSERDQLIFSRALALAQIRREVTEQQAQARARRRAVDVAWTQLTAAEKGAQQELRRTRAGEALPIEALNNITRLSDARQRLLASVIDYNRAELRLLVALGTNPQDVAMSVNQ; this is encoded by the coding sequence ATGGAATGTGTTGTTGTAACGAAATCTCGCCATCCGTCACGCACGTGCCTGACGATCGTCATCATGTTCATCGGGGTGTGCCTGTCGAACCTGACTGGCCTGCGGGCACAGGAGGTCTTCGACACACCCGTCGAGACGATGACCGGATTCAAGCCGCCGGCGGAAATCATTCCGCATACCGACGATCAATTGATGATCGATCTGGGTACGGCCCTACATCTGGCCGAATCACAGAATCCACGAATAGCTCTTGCCCGGGAAATGGTGACGGAATCGGTCGCACAACATCGCGAAGCGCGAGCACTCTGGCTGCCAACCTTGAATGCCGGCGGCAACTATCACCTGCATGGTGGCGTGGTTCAGACCTCGTTTGGTGAGATTCGACGCCTGAATTCACAATCGTTATACGTTGGCGGTGGAAGCAATACAGTCGGAACGCAGACGGTCGCCGTACCGGCCGTACGAATCTTTGCCCATGTTGGCGACGCTTACTATCTGCCGCTGGCGGCGCGTCAGATGGTCACAGTTCGTTCGTTCGAATCCCGCACGACCGACAATGTGACGCTTTTGGAAGTCTGTGATCGGTACTTGACCCTGGTCGCGTCCGAAGCACGTCGCGAGGCGCTGATTGCCACGTTGCAGGAAGTTTCGATTGTGGAGCGTGCGCAGGCCGTCTTCGCACGAGTGGGGCAAGAGCGCGAAGCCGATTACCACCGCGCGAAAACCGAACGGCTTCTGCTGGAGGTGGCGGAACAGCAGGCCCAAGAAGATATTGCCGTCGCCGCCGCCGAACTAAGTCGCGTGCTGCATCTTGATCCATCGTGCCGATTGGTAACGTCATCCGGGCCGATCGAGCTGCTGGATCTTGTCGACAAGCATGCTCACATTGATGATCTGGTCGGCCAGGCACAGCACCTTCGTCCCGAAGTTGCGGCAAGAAATGCCGAAATTGGTGCTGCGGACTCTCGACTTCGGAACGAACAAATGCGGCCTTGGCTACCTCAAATTTCCGCCGGGTTCAGCGGTGGGGCATTCGGAGGCGGCAGCAATCGGCAGGATCTGGGTGTGTCCAGCATCTACCAGACCACCGCCGGGCGCACCGACTTCGACGTTTGGGCATTCTGGACCGTGCAGAATTTGGGAGCCGGCAACCATGCCTGGCAGAACATTCGCCGGTCCGAGCGCGATCAACTGATCTTCTCTCGCGCGTTGGCACTCGCCCAAATTCGCCGGGAAGTGACCGAGCAACAGGCTCAGGCACGGGCTCGCCGTCGGGCCGTTGACGTGGCGTGGACACAACTGACTGCGGCGGAAAAAGGGGCGCAGCAGGAACTTCGACGAACGCGAGCGGGTGAAGCACTACCCATCGAAGCGCTGAATAACATTACGCGTCTGAGCGACGCACGCCAGCGACTTCTCGCGTCGGTCATTGACTACAACCGTGCCGAATTGAGGCTGCTTGTCGCCTTGGGAACGAATCCTCAAGACGTCGCGATGTCCGTCAACCAATAG